Proteins co-encoded in one Helicoverpa zea isolate HzStark_Cry1AcR chromosome 30, ilHelZeax1.1, whole genome shotgun sequence genomic window:
- the LOC124644588 gene encoding zinc finger protein 91-like, with protein MSSEEPHEELVEVLEDEYIHDYNTDVDTTCTICQAEFLDPDDLAIHLQQIHKISLSQAKLCQICMQKYTDLISYAEHFRDNHLTSLFYCSHCLRAYKDDDEQRFHEKKHKRGYKAMFCCAQCNEDFRSLRDLRKHDVNEHNNQEDGIMIQPLLPYLSAILKIKAENVLVSLRTDTVYVCVYCNFSTADIDQFIKHSIKNKKQCKASVCSRCSNVYKKKSTLKRHLLKPCDNVSSRKIQCPDCNLEFNNCTFKQHKRMCKVIKCYTCGTRYKSMYELSEHQSKEHPLSVELKTCTFCWKQCVGSVGLQKHIDRSHKGDFHLYKYMCVYCKTSYKHPQKLFGHFFTKHKDLEPYTCKICSKKFRLRKRFTLHIKMQHSSNGFVEFDENYHVFFTDKKSENPFIPKSIYANEEETNEVTENAGDMNMLNSEMSVTETEGNQTEVEKPKASLKRKRVQKARKKEEETINLESSDEEESLLVVRKRVQKSVPKVIGKASRKQKLTTLNKKRFTCNICNKYCYTYQNYNHHISLHSKKDYKKCIKCSKVFRSKEKLNNHIANDHSSSKLTDTLKTMLEKRKKGESYTDSLPMSEKFRRTIKKANISEVDLTYSTANIKLVDNGLSVQKFIENFTPELETKPDPPSVEHSITVKVVTGVTKESSIKMTKYETKPVATGFKLAMPVKFKASNVDKTPASIRLVQPVSLYEDSPSPDHTYNDDDDMERNDSIPEVAEEVMLEGTEETPRQTNIPHKIVIPKLPTEYKDLRIAHLLPEAPFYKIVKVNDVLNIADSEKVDPTERPSKLRTIKLPDGTKLVNTNPLAHLLGNASLDKVLEPMKNKYYKAKTKNFQGMLAEALSNLDKPAPKRKKKADLALSEVSSQFED; from the coding sequence ATGTCGTCGGAAGAGCCTCATGAGGAGTTAGTGGAAGTGTTGGAGGATGAATACATTCACGACTACAATACTGATGTGGACACAACATGTACTATATGTCAGGCGGAATTCTTAGACCCGGATGATTTAGCCATACATTtacaacaaatacataaaatatcgcTCTCACAAGCAAAGCTATGTCAGATCTGTATGCAAAAGTATACGGATTTAATAAGTTACGCTGAACATTTCAGAGATAATCATCTGACAAGCTTATTTTACTGTTCACATTGTTTACGCGCTTAcaaggatgatgatgagcaaAGATTTCACGAAAAGAAGCATAAAAGAGGTTATAAAGCTATGTTTTGCTGTGCACAGTGTAATGAGGACTTCAGGTCGCTCCGGGACTTGAGGAAACACGATGTAAATGAACACAACAACCAGGAAGATGGAATTATGATACAACCTTTGTTACCATACCTCTCAGCCATTTTAAAAATCAAAGCAGAGAACGTTCTAGTCTCTTTGCGAACAGATACAGTCTATGTCTGCGTTTATTGCAATTTTTCTACTGCAGATATTGACCAGTTTATAAAGcattctattaaaaataaaaaacaatgtaagGCTAGTGTCTGCAGTAGATGCTCAAACGTTTACAAGAAAAAGTCTACCTTGAAACGGCATTTGTTGAAACCGTGTGATAATGTGTCGAGCCGTAAGATTCAATGTCCAGACTGTAATCTTGAATTCAATAACTGTACGTTTAAACAACATAAGCGAATGTGTAAAGTTATCAAGTGTTACACTTGCGGAACGCGTTATAAATCGATGTACGAATTGTCTGAACATCAGTCAAAAGAGCACCCGCTGTCTGTAGAGTTGAAAACTTGTACGTTTTGTTGGAAACAATGCGTTGGAAGCGTTGGGTTACAGAAACATATCGACCGAAGCCACAAAGGGGACTTTCACTTATACAAATACATGTGCGTTTACTGTAAAACATCGTACAAGCATCCACAAAAGCTCTTTGGTCATTTCTTCACTAAGCACAAGGATTTAGAACCGTACACCTGCAAGATATGCTCAAAAAAGTTTCGTTTACGCAAACGGTTTACTTTACACATTAAAATGCAGCATTCATCCAATGGTTTTGTTGAATTTGATGAGAACTACCATGTGTTCTTCACTGATAAAAAATCAGAGAATCCTTTTATTCCTAAAAGTATATATGCTAATGAAGAGGAGACAAATGAAGTAACTGAAAATGCTGGTGACATGAATATGTTGAACTCTGAAATGAGTGTAACAGAAACAGAAGGAAACCAGACGGAAGTTGAAAAACCTAAAGCAAGTCTAAAACGTAAGAGAGTACAGAAAGCCCGTAAGAAGGAAGAAGAAACTATTAACCTTGAGTCTTCAGATGAGGAAGAATCCTTGTTAGTTGTAAGGAAAAGAGTTCAGAAATCAGTGCCTAAAGTCATTGGCAAAGCCTCTAGGAAACAAAAACTTACTACATTGAACAAAAAGAGATTTACTTGTAACATCTGTAACAAATATTGTTATACATATCAAAATTACAACCATCACATTAGTTTGCATTCTAAGAAAGACTATAAGAAATGCATTAAGTGCTCAAAAGTATTCCGAAGCAAGGAAAAGTTGAACAACCACATCGCAAATGATCATTCTTCATCAAAACTTACAGATACTTTAAAAACTATGCTGGAAAAACGTAAAAAAGGCGAAAGCTACACTGACAGCTTACCAATGTCAGAGAAATTTAGACGTACCATCAAAAAAGCAAACATTTCCGAAGTAGACTTAACTTATTCAACCGCAAACATAAAGCTAGTTGACAACGGACTGTCCGTTCAGAAATTTATAGAGAATTTTACACCAGAATTAGAGACTAAACCAGACCCACCCTCTGTGGAACATTCAATAACTGTCAAAGTTGTTACTGGTGTCACAAAAGAATCGTCAATTAAAATGACTAAGTATGAAACGAAACCGGTTGCTACAGGGTTCAAACTAGCCATGCCGGTGAAGTTCAAAGCTAGTAACGTGGATAAAACTCCTGCTAGCATCAGATTGGTACAACCTGTGTCTTTGTATGAAGACAGTCCGAGCCCGGACCATACctacaatgatgatgatgatatggaGAGAAATGACTCAATACCAGAAGTCGCCGAGGAGGTTATGCTCGAAGGAACAGAAGAAACACCGAGACAGACTAACATACCTCACAAAATTGTCATTCCTAAACTACCTACTGAATACAAAGACTTAAGAATCGCTCACTTACTCCCGGAAGCacctttttacaaaatagtTAAAGTTAATGACGTCTTAAATATAGCGGATAGTGAAAAAGTTGACCCAACTGAACGTCCAAGCAAACTGAGAACAATAAAGTTACCGGACGGTACAAAATTGGTGAATACAAATCCGTTGGCTCATTTATTGGGGAATGCCAGTCTAGATAAAGTATTGGAgcctatgaaaaataaatattataaggcAAAGACTAAGAATTTTCAAGGTATGTTGGCAGAAGCACTTAGTAACCTGGATAAACCAGCTCCTAAGAGGAAGAAGAAGGCGGATCTGGCTTTGTCAGAAGTAAGCAGTCAATTTGAAGATTGA